Part of the Micropterus dolomieu isolate WLL.071019.BEF.003 ecotype Adirondacks linkage group LG17, ASM2129224v1, whole genome shotgun sequence genome is shown below.
GATGAAAGGTTTAAAAGAAGCAGAGTTACAGTTCAGTTCAGAGGAGGCCAGGGTTTGATTCATGTCATTAACTGTGTGTTGTagtttttaatgttatattGAGCTGAAATAGAGGATAACTTGGTGTAAGTAAACTGTAAATTGTTCATATGTTCTTGATGTGTTATCTTCAAACTCTGACTAGTGTAAAGTTTAGATTAGTTTATCTCTGTAAATTTATGACTGAATGTAACATAATTATTGCAGTCAGTTCTTCCGGTGAACAGTGTTATGCTTATTGCTTTAAACCAAAAGAGGATCATGATGAATTCTACTCAGGGTTCATATTTCATACTTGGTGCCTACTTTGACAGCGGtcctttaaaatatttgtttttcatgatTCTTACATCATTATATACTTTTATTCTCAGTTTAAATCTTCTGCTCATTGTGGTTATCTGTATGAACAGAAGCTTACATGAACCTATGTACCTTTTTCTGTGCAGCCTGTTTGTAAATGAGCTGTATGGTAGTACAGGGTTGTTTCCATTCCTTCTGCTTCAGATTCTCtctgacattcacactgtttctGCTCCCTTTTGTTTCCTGCAGATTTACTTTGTGTACTCTTATGCAGGTGTAGAATTTAGTAACTTAGCCATCATGTCTTATGACAGATACCTTGCTATCTGTTGCCCTCTACAATATAACACACGCATGACATTTAGGAAGGTTGTCATGCTTATTGCTGCAGCATGGTTGTATAACTTGCTTGGAGTTCTTGTCGTTACATCCTTAAGTTCCTCTTTACATCTGTGTGGGAACACCATTAACAAAGTGTACTGTGACAACTACTCTATTGTCAAACTGGCCTGCTCTGACACCCGAGGGATTAACGTTTATGGGCTCATTGGcacttttctctctgtgtttggtccTGTAAAAGTACATGAGGTTtcttaaagtttgtttttctggttctAAACAGACCAGACAAAAATCTGTCAGTACCTGCACTCCTCACCTTGCTTCTCTGCTCAACTTTTGTTTTGGGGTTTCCTTTGAAGTATTACAGAGCAGGTTTAACATGAACAGTGTACCAAACATGATGCGAATACTTTTATCATTGTATTTTCTTACATGCCAACCGCTCTTCAACCCTTTAATGTACGGCCTCAACATGTCCAAAATCCGCATCAAATGCAAATATCTGCTTTTGAGTTCTGTTAGATTTGTTTGAGATTTGTTCACCTTgattaagaaaagaaaacaataaatgtatGCATTTGGCTCACTAGTGTCAAAAGTAATAATTTTTTCAGCTAACGTATTGTATCAAAACGTAggaacttaaataaaaataaaagtcagtgAAAAGGTGacatacttttgtttttcttgtttcattcACCTGCCAGGTAGGAAATCTTCAGTCCAGAGCAACATTTTCTGAAAgcagtaaaattaaataaagttggGTAGGGCAGATCCAGCAAGCTTAACTGCCTACACACTCTGGTTACATGAGGACAGGCATTGTCCTGCACCaagaggaacccagggcccactgcaccagcgtaaggtctgacaatggctctgaggGTTTTATCCCGGTACCCAACAGCAGTCAGGGTACTGTTGGCTAGCACATGGAGATTTGTGCGACCCTCCAAGGATATGCTTCCTCAGACCATCACTGACTCGGGATAGATCGACGTTAACTAACTCATAAATTCTCCCTATACGTGGATGATCTCCTCTTACGTGGATACCCTCATCCTCATTTCCTTCTATTGGTAATATTCTTAATAAGTTTGGAGAATTTTTGAGCTTGAGAATTAACCTTCACAAGAGTTGGATGTTCCCCCTCACCAATTTCCCCAGctcattttccatttaaaatagATAAGAAATGGTCTAAATATCTTGGGGTTGACATCACACCCACCTTTCTATCTCTttctattaatattttttattgtttattttattttttacccgGGAAGTCCCTTGAGATTAAAATCTCATTTCCaagggagacctggccaagacagcaCTCCAGTTACATCACATATAAAGAAAGGGACTAATCCAGGTCACACGAGGCAGCTACATTTCTCAGTTACATGGAATTTTAACACGGCTTTAAATTCATTTAGTGTGACTAGATCATTTAGATGTAGTAAGTTTTGTAAGTTATTCCACGACCAGGGAGCAAAGTAAGAGAAGGTTTTTTTCCCAGCTTAGTAGAAACCCTTGGAATCTGGTAAGACTCCTCCTGCTGGAGCGCAGATAAAAACTGCTTCAGGAGATTACATAACTATGCCAACAGTTTACCCAGCAAGGCCTTGTACACAAAGATATACAAATGAAGTTGTCTACGTAGACTTAGTGACGGCCAGACTACCAAATCATGAAGTGTACATTCACTCGCAAGGACCACACCACTAATGGATATGTTTATACACTTTATTGATGGATACAATCAAGCGTGCAATGCTGGACACTGTGTTTGAGGCGTTGTGGGGAAGTTACCGTAGGGAGGATCTGCTGTAGCTCCCGGTCACGACAGACCCCCAAAAAGCTTCCGGTTATTTTAGAAGGGATTGGGCTGATTTAAGATCTTTGAGATCTGAGCAAATGTAACATGTAACAGGCATGCTTGGGAGGACCATCGGCCTATGGCCTATATCATGTGGTCGGGAACGCCGAGGTGGCGGCTCCGATCCCGAAGGAGTGACGGAGAAATGAACGGGAGAGATGCCGGGCGAAGAGAGAACGTGATGAAGATGCTGGTGGAACCAGAAACCTGGTCGAGATCTGGGAATTCCTGAGCTGTAGGTAGCTAGCGAGGATCTTGAACAGGTTGAGAGGTGATTGGGTCTCGAAGTGAGTGAGCTGGCCCGATTGATTGGTTTTAGTTCGCTTTAAGTGGAACACCATGGTGTCGTTTGAGTAGTGGGAGAGGTCTGCGATGCAAGCATGCCGGCATGGGTTGTAGTGGAGAGTGTTAGCTGAGAATTCAGAGCATCTGAGGAAGCCTAAGAAGGCAAGTGTGAATATAGCTTCTAAGGTGTGGGATGCGTGAGGGGTGCAGTGTACGGCATGTATGGTGTGGATGTAGATGGACAGCAAGTCTGCTGTGAGAGGAAGGCGGCGAGGTTCTTGGGCTGGTTCTTGGCGTTGGAGACCTCTAAGAAGCAAGGCTATTTGAGAATGGTAGCAGGCTGGACAGGGAGCGCCGGTGAGGAGTTTGGAAAAGAAACTAATGCTGCTAAGATGGACTTTGatggtgtgttttttaatggCCATGGCGGAATGAGCGCAGCTGATGAAGCAAGACATGGTGATGAGATCAAAAGACAGGATGGATATGTTGTGCTGTTGGTGGAACTGGTGGAAACTTTTCCAAGCTGAGTAATAGGACGAGAGTGTTGAGGGTGCTATGCTGTTGATCATGGAATTCTGGGAGTCGATGATCAGGGTTATCAGAGCTGGGTTTGCAAGCTGAACGTCATGGTAGAATTAGCTGGAACTAGTGTGGGATGGGTATCTGCGTGCAGGGCCAAGAGCCTGAATTTCTGAAAGGAGAAGCAAGAAAGAGAGTCAGCGATGATGTTGGAATGGCCAGCAATGTGAGCTGCATGAAGAATATATTGAGTGCCAGGTTAGGCGTCAAATGAATGGCATGATGGCGGGGGAGTTGGAGCGACCTTTGTTGATTATGTCGACGGCTGCTAAATTGTCGGAGTAAATAAGGATGGATTTCGTGGACCATTCGTTGCCCCACAGAATGGCTGCGGCTATGATGGGGTAAATTTCAAAGAAGGCGGAGGAAGTCTGTTACGAGCGAGCTCTTGGGGCCACTCTGCTGCGAACCACCTGCCATTGTAGAAACCCCCAAAACGGACAGAAGCGGCGGTGTAAAGGTGGATGTCGTGTGGATGAGTTAACTGTTCTTCGTAGAAGAATGAGATCCCGTTCCAGTTTGCAAGAAGATGAAACCAGTGGCGGAGTTCTGCGCGACTTGGGCTGTTTGGTGCAGGATGGGGCGAGGAGAAAGTTAGAGATCAGAAGACTGATGCGGGTAATGCTTGAGATTGTACTGCTGTGGTGTGGTGAAGGATTGATGATGAGACATTTCTTTCCAGAGTATTTCCTTGTTGCAACGCCAAGAGGGCTGATGCGGAAGTTGGGAAAGGGGGAATGGGTGAAAGGTCCGATCATGAAGCCTTCTTTTGGGCTTCGTTGAAATTATTGAAAATGGAGCGACCTCCTTGGTGCATGATCGGTCTGCCTTTCTTATCTATGGCGCTGGTAATGGGGAAGTTAGAGGATGGGGCTGTATCTCTTTTTGGTGGTATGGGAACTGGCGGGGCCGCTTCAGAAAAGCGAGGTGAGGCTGAAGCTTTTGTATGGACTTGGAGGGGGTGGGAATGGAACAGGAAGAAGCTGGGTGGGATGGGGCACCGCACTGGCAGCAAGGTAGCGCTGCGTGGGCAGCGAATATGCGACAGTAAATATCGTTGTTGAGGCTGCCCCAATAGGTATCCTCGTTGAATTGCTGGAGACGGGCCGCGGCTTTGGAAGAAAGTGGATGTGGTATTTGTAGAACCCATTTCCTCTGAAGCGGAGGGCCAGATTAAGGATGATGATGGAGAAAACGTAAAAGTTCTCTAGTTCCGGTGGATTTCCTCCCTTTAAGGTAGGGGGGCCCTTCTTGGCCAAAAATTCTACCTGCTGGTGATTGGTGAAGGGAAGGCATGATTAGAAGTGCGAGATCTACGTAGTTACCGTCTAACATCTGCTTGCGTATGCTGGTGGGGATGGGTGAAGTACGGGAGATGGGGGTGTTGTAATGGCGATTAGGAGGATTAGCTGTAGACAGTGTAAAGGTGTTGTCTGCCTGATGGTGTGGAATTCTTTGAAGGAGGAGGTTGGGGTAAAGAGATATGGATTTTGCTGGGGAGGAAATCTTGGGGCTGGCACATAGCCTGGCGCTCCGGCTGATGGGAGCTGCTGGGGCTGATGGAACTGCAAGCCCTAACCGACGCTGGTTGCTGTGGTTGATTAGAATAGGCGACTGAAGGTGCTGGCATCCTGGTGCCAGAAGTCCCGACTAAAGCCGGTTGTTGAGGTTGGTGGTAATAGGCCACTTGAGGTGCTGGCATCCCGGTGCCGGAAGTCCCGACTAAAGCCGGTTGCTGAGGTTGGTGGTAATCGGCCACTTGAGGTGCTGGCATCCTGGTGCCAGAAGTCCCAGCTGGGTTTGGTAGAAACGAATGGCGGGGGACGCTGGTTCCCCGCTNNNNNNNNNNNNNNNNNNNNNNNNNNNNNNNNNNNNNNNNNNNNNNNNNNNNNNNNNNNNNNNNNNNNNNNNNNNNNNNNNNNNNNNNNNNNNNNNNNNNATCATGATGAATTCTACTCAGGGTTCATATTTCATACTTGGTGCCTACTTTGACAGCGGtcctttaaaatatttgtttttcatgatTCTTACAtcattgtatatttttattctcAGTTTAAATCTTCTGCTCATTGTGGTTATATGTATGAACAGAAGCTTACGTGAACCTATGTACCTTTTTCTGTGCAGCCTGTTTGTAAATGAGCTGTATGGTAGTACAGGGTTGTTTCCATTCCTTCTGCTTCAGATTCTCtctgacattcacactgtttctGCTCCCTTTTGTTTCCTGCAGATTTTCTCTTTGTATACTTATGGAGGTGTAGAATTTAGTAACTTAGCCATCATGTCTTATGACAGATATCTTGCTATCTGTTGCCCTCTACAATATAACACACGCATGACATTTAGGAAGGTTGTCATGCTTGTTGCTGTATCATGGTTGTACCCATTTcttgctatttttattttaataatgttgAGTTCCTCTTTACAGCTGTGTGGGAACATCATTAACAAAGTGTACTGTGACAACTACTCTGTTGTCAAACTGGCCTGCTCTGACACAACAGTCAATAACATTTATGGACTTATTATTACCTGCTCTGTAGTCTTTTCTCCTGTAATTTTAATCCTTTACACGTACATGAGGATtcttaaagtttgtttttctggttctAAACAGACCAGACAAAAAGCTGTCAGTACCTGCACTCCTCACCTTGCTTCTCTGCTCAACTTTTCTTTTGGGTCATCCTTTGAAATATTACAGAGCAGGTTTAACATGAACCGTGTGCCTAATATATTGCAAATCTTTCTGTCATTGTACTGGCTGACATGCCAGCCGCTCTTTAACCCTTTGGTATATGGACTGAAAATGTCTAAAATCCGTATCATAtgtaaaagtttgttttcttgGAAAGTGTAGAGCATCGAAAAGATTTGTGCAGCTTGATTATCACTAACAGAAAATGGGGCTTCTGACTCCGCTGGACTGTTGTCAGCTGTGCTGTTGTGTATTTCACAGTGAGAAATGTAGACAGGAGGATCTGGAGATTGTACCATGTGATCAGTGGACAACTCGCTCTTCTTCCTGATCCTCAGCCATCACACCGATTGCTTCCCATTACTGCCAAAGTATGTTTCTTCTCACTTGCTGAACTGTGTCgcatcaaacacagctgcttAGCAATCCTGTTGGCTGTTAGAGGAATGGAAAGGTGTGGATTGGATTCatcaaaattgtatttttggATTATAATCCCActg
Proteins encoded:
- the LOC123986410 gene encoding olfactory receptor 11A1-like, which translates into the protein MMNSTQGSYFILGAYFDSGPLKYLFFMILTSLYIFILSLNLLLIVVICMNRSLREPMYLFLCSLFVNELYGSTGLFPFLLLQILSDIHTVSAPFCFLQIFSLYTYGGVEFSNLAIMSYDRYLAICCPLQYNTRMTFRKVVMLVAVSWLYPFLAIFILIMLSSSLQLCGNIINKVYCDNYSVVKLACSDTTVNNIYGLIITCSVVFSPVILILYTYMRILKVCFSGSKQTRQKAVSTCTPHLASLLNFSFGSSFEILQSRFNMNRVPNILQIFLSLYWLTCQPLFNPLVYGLKMSKIRIICKSLFSWKV